In Humulus lupulus chromosome 7, drHumLupu1.1, whole genome shotgun sequence, the following are encoded in one genomic region:
- the LOC133792022 gene encoding secreted RxLR effector protein 161-like, which translates to MPDIAYVVSMVSKFMHELRKPHMNVVERILRYLKSAPRKGILFSNHGHLEVKGYIDVDWAGSADDIRSTSGYFTFVGGNLVTWRSFKPKVAMNLYCDNTFAIKIAHNPIQHDYTKYVEVGRHFIKEKLEAGILNSLL; encoded by the exons ATGCCAGATATTGCATATGTAGTTAGTATGGTTAGCAAATTCATGCATGAACTACGTAAACCACACATGAATGTTGTTGAACGTATATTGAGATACTTGAAGTCTGCTCCAAGAAAAGGCATATTGTTTTCAAATCATGGTCACCTTGAAGTGAAAGGCTACATTGACGTTGATTGGGCAGGTTCAGCCGATGACATAAGATCTACTTCAGGATACTTTACCTTTGTAGGTGGAAATCTTGTGACTTGGAGAA GCTTTAAGCCAAAGGTGGCAATGAATCTATATTGTGACAACACATTTGCTATAAAGATTGCTCATAATCCTATCCAGCATGATTACACAAAATATGTGGAGGTGGGTAGACATTTCATTAAAGAAAAGCTTGAGGCAGGGATACTAAATTCCCTTTTGTGA